The Astatotilapia calliptera chromosome 17, fAstCal1.2, whole genome shotgun sequence genome has a segment encoding these proteins:
- the LOC113009226 gene encoding putative nuclease HARBI1, translating into MSCPFLREPPIAEGARVIRRVFRIQRILRDRQDPLAQRDSVLIERYRFSREGIIYLTNLLDPHVKSTTHRSRALTTAQTVCIALRYFASGTFLYTCGDAENVGKSAVCRAIRKVYLALKHFLGVFVVFPSHLRPQVVKQGFFAIAGFPNVIGTIDCTHIAIKAPPGPTEGDFVNRKGGHSINVQMVCDSMCHITNVEAKWPGSVHDSRIFRESGLCTSFERGAYDGILLGDRGYACRQYFMTPFPDPNPGPQTRYNAALARTRARIEMTFGQLKERFQCLKRLRVAPDRACDIIVACAVLHNIATIRRERTPVVEVQPDDDLQPVHLDQPSGRAARDRIVQHNFA; encoded by the exons atgtcctgtccgtttctacgcgagccacccattgcggaaggtgcaagagtGATAAGGAGAGTGTTCAGAATCCaacgtatattgcgggatagacaggatcctttagcacagcgcgacagtgtgctcatagagagataccgattttcccgtgagggtatcaTCTACCTAACCAACTTGCTGGATCCCCATGTTAAGAGTACCACCCACCGTAGTCGGGCATTAACAACTGCACAAACTGTGTGCATTGCCTTGCGCTACTTTGCGAGTGGCACGTTCCTGTACACTTGTGGAGACGCAGAGAACGTTGGGAAAAGTGCCGTCTGCCGGGCCATTCGCAAAGTGTACCTGGCACTCAAGCATTTCctgggtgtgtttgtggtttttccaAGCCACTTAAGACCACAAGTCGTCAAACAGGGCTTTTTCGCCATTGCAG GCTTCCCGAATGTGATTGGCACCATAGACTGCACACACATTGCGATCAAGGCCCCCCCAGGCCCCACTGAAGGGGACTTTGTCAACCGAAAGGGGGGCCACAGTATAAATGTGCAG ATGGTGTGTGACTCGATGTGCcatatcacaaatgtggaagcaaaATGGCCCGGATCAGTGCATGACTCACGGATCTTCAGAGAGTCAGGGTTATGCACATCATTTGAGCGTG GGGCCTACGATGGGATCCTCCTCGGAGATAGAGGTTATGCATGCAGGCAGTACTTCATGACACCGTTCCCTGACCCCAACCCTGGGCCACAAACCCGCTACAATGCAGCCCTAGCCAGGACAAGGGCACGCATTGAAATGACCTTTGGGCAACTGAAGGAACGATTCCAGTGTCTAAAACGCCTGAGGGTTGCACCTGacagggcatgtgacattattgttgcATGTGCCGTACTGCACAACATTGCCACCATCAGAAGAGAGAGGACCCCCGTGGTGGAGGTGCAGCCTGATGATGACCTCCAGCCAGTGCACCTGGACCAACCTAGTGGCAGAGCTGCACGGGACAGGATTGTGCAACACAATTTCGcataa